A genomic window from Salvia splendens isolate huo1 chromosome 11, SspV2, whole genome shotgun sequence includes:
- the LOC121754221 gene encoding nascent polypeptide-associated complex subunit alpha, muscle-specific form-like isoform X6 gives MTDEKKPAEPPAPIDPKPPAPVDSTPPAPVDPTPPDPIDPTPPAPVDQTPPAPVYITPPAPVDQTPPVPVDSTPPAPVDSTPPAPIDPTPPSPVDQTPPAPVDITPPAPVDQTPPAPVDSTPPAPVDSTPPAPVDSTPPAPVDSTPPAPIDPTPPSPVDQTPPAPVDITPPAPVDQTPPAPVDSTAPAPVDSTAPAPVDSTAPAPVDSTPPAPVDSTPPAPVDSSPPAPVDSTPPAPIDPTPPSPVDQTPPAPVDITPPAPVDSTPPAPVDSTPPAPVDQTPPAPVDITPPAPVDQILPVPVDSTLPAPVDSTPPTPVDSTPTAPVDQTPPAPVDSTPPAPVDQTPPAPVDITSPASVDQTPPAPIDPTPPSPVDQTPTAPVDQTPPAPIDPTLPSPVDQTPPAPVDQTLPSPVDQTPPAPVDKTPPASVDKIPPPEEKVTAQEFRDALYNLPWSSIFAPYPHIEYQGGTNFTVGCEFSSTDSSSSEDDESAHLPLCETGPSTPVLSPPEGAVEESLVYARLCETGLLSPVVSPREGAVAKNIPDHISETGSSSPILSPPEGALEENLPDHKCEAAPSSRVLSPPEGAVAENISDHKCEAVPSSPVLSPPEGAVAEKLSDHKCEAAPSSPVLSPPEGAVAEKLSDHISETGSSPSICSPLEVAVAENLSDHECEAAPSSLVLSPPEGAVAEKLSDHISETGSSYPVLSPPEGAVAENLSDHISETGSSSPIVSPPEGAIAENLPDHKCETAPSSPVLSPPEGAIAENLSDHLSAVGASSPVLSPSLLDVADNLHPLWECVPPPPVLSPLEGKVAENPLDHEAIEAAFRGHPRLLMKQKIAGFDETGDSDFDPDDTVNDWEDDDRLDRPVFSPRYMNTGAGLVNLKNTCFMNSVLQCLVHTVLFFEGIIYQRNSLLCVCPNKTFCLKCSLEELFRSLTSGMTYYRPETLAQNLSHISPTFKVGQQEDAHEYLLKLWNKLMECDKYLDDKDNEHKIFVARLFRGRLVNKVMCSCGKISSKTEDAWDLQLPIENSDTLIGALQTYILTVVPDFRCENCGNEGIVQKIDLDQLPPVVTFHLKRFDRLNNKIKKHVSFPPKLDLKPFTRTKVTFSFPSILKFPYDYELYAILVHEGETPTAGHYYSFIRLNSNEWYRYEDSQVTAVDEEEVFKQMAYILFYAPGGETNFTDAVLALQSSEGFTPFEHAQGDEVGRSKKAGKGATKKAADRDESLIAKKKAADRDESLIAKKKAADEGVSVVAVKKGADKNKSSTSEGKWEVQKRRQRRIKL, from the exons ATGACGGATGAAAAGAAACCCGCTGAACCGCCTGCTCCGATCGATCCAAAACCGCCTGCTCCGGTCGATTCAACTCCGCCAGCTCCGGTTGATCCAACACCGCCTGATCCGATAGATCCAACCCCTCCTGCTCCGGTCGATCAAACGCCTCCTGCTCCGGTTTATATAACCCCTCCTGCTCCGGTCGATCAAACCCCTCCTGTTCCAGTCGATTCAACACCACCTGCTCCGGTCGATTCAACCCCGCCTGCTCCGATTGATCCAACCCCGCCTTCGCCGGTCGATCAAACGCCCCCTGCTCCGGTTGATATAACCCCTCCTGCTCCGGTCGATCAAACCCCTCCTGCTCCGGTCGATTCAACACCACCTGCTCCGGTCGATTCAACACCACCTGCTCCGGTCGATTCAACCCCTCCTGCTCCGGTCGATTCAACCCCGCCTGCTCCGATTGATCCAACCCCGCCTTCGCCGGTCGATCAAACGCCCCCTGCTCCGGTTGATATAACCCCCCCTGCTCCGGTCGATCAAACCCCTCCTGCTCCGGTCGATTCAACAGCACCTGCTCCGGTCGATTCAACAGCACCTGCTCCGGTCGATTCAACAGCACCTGCTCCGGTCGATTCAACACCACCTGCTCCGGTCGATTCAACCCCTCCTGCTCCGGTCGATTCATCCCCTCCTGCTCCGGTCGATTCAACCCCGCCTGCTCCGATTGATCCAACCCCACCTTCGCCGGTCGATCAAACGCCCCCTGCTCCGGTTGATATAACCCCTCCTGCTCCGGTCGATTCAACACCACCTGCTCCGGTCGATTCAACCCCTCCTGCTCCGGTCGATCAAACCCCTCCTGCTCCGGTTGATATAACCCCTCCTGCTCCGGTCGATCAAATCCTTCCTGTTCCGGTCGATTCAACACTGCCTGCTCCGGTCGATTCAACACCTCCTACTCCGGTCGATTCAACGCCTACTGCTCCGGTCGATCAAACGCCTCCTGCTCCGGTCGATTCAACGCCTCCTGCTCCGGTCGATCAAACGCCTCCTGCTCCGGTTGATATAACCTCTCCTGCTTCGGTCGATCAAACCCCTCCTGCTCCGATTGATCCAACCCCACCTTCTCCGGTAGATCAAACGCCTACTGCTCCGGTCGATCAAACCCCTCCTGCTCCCATTGATCCAACCCTGCCTTCTCCGGTCGATCAAACGCCTCCTGCTCCGGTCGATCAAACCCTGCCTTCTCCGGTCGATCAAACCCCTCCTGCTCCGGTCGATAAAACCCCGCCTGCTTCGGTCGATAAAATCCCGCCTCCCGAGGAGAAAGTGACTGCACAGGAATTTCGCGACGCGCTCTACAACTTACCGTGGAGTTCGATTTTCGCTCCCTATCCTCATATTGAATATCAAGGAGGAACGAATTTCACAGTGGGTTGTGAGTTTTCGTCCACTGATAGCAGTAGTAGTGAAGATGATGAGAGTGCTCATCTCCCA TTATGTGAGACCGGGCCTTCAACTCCGGTTCTTTCACCTCCggaaggggctgtagaagaaaGTCTTGTTTACGCA CGGTTATGTGAGACCGGGCTTTTATCTCCGGTTGTTTCACCTCGGGAAGGGGCCGTAGCAAAAAATATACCCGATCAT ATATCTGAGACCGGTTCTTCATCTCCGATTCTTTCACCTCCGGAAGGGGCCTTAGAAGAAAATCTACCTGATCAT AAATGTGAGGCCGCGCCTTCATCTCGGGTTCTTTCACCTCCGGAAGGGGCCGTAGCAGAAAATATATCCGATCAT AAATGTGAGGCCGTGCCTTCATCTCCGGTTCTTTCACCTCCAGAAGGGGCCGTAGCAGAAAAGCTATCCGATCAT AAATGTGAGGCTGCGCCTTCATCTCCGGTTCTTTCACCTCCGGAAGGGGCCGTAGCAGAAAAGCTATCCGATCAT ATATCGGAGACCGGGTCTTCACCTTCGATTTGTTCACCTCTGGAAGTGGCCGTGGCAGAAAATCTATCCGATCAT GAATGTGAGGCCGCGCCTTCATCTCTGGTTCTTTCACCTCCGGAAGGGGCCGTAGCAGAAAAGCTGTCCGATCAT ATATCGGAGACCGGGTCTTCATATCCTGTTCTTTCACCTCCGGAAGGGGCCGTAGCAGAAAATCTATCCGATCAT ATATCTGAGACCGGGTCTTCATCTCCGATTGTTTCACCTCCGGAAGGGGCCATAGCAGAAAATCTACCTGATCAT AAATGTGAGACTGCGCCTTCATCTCCAGTTCTTTCACCTCCAGAAGGGGCCATAGCAGAAAATCTATCCGATCAT TTATCTGCGGTTGGGGCTTCATCTCCGGTTCTTTCACCTTCGCTATTGGACGTAGCAGATAATCTACAT CCGTTATGGGAGTGCGTGCCTCCACCTCCAGTTCTTTCACCTCTGGAAGGGAAGGTAGCAGAAAATCCACTTGATCAT GAAGCTATTGAAGCTGCATTCAGAGGTCATCCTCGCCTGCTTATGAAGCAGAAAATCGCTGGTTTCGATGAAACA GGTGATTCGGATTTTGATCCAGACGATACAGTA AATGATTGGGAAGATGATGATAGATTGGATCGACCTGTGTTCTCTCCGCGTTACATGAATACA GGAGCTGGACTGGTGAATTTAAAGAATACATGCTTCATGAATTCGGTTTTGCAATGCTTGGTGCATACTGTACTATTTTTTGAGGGCATTATTTACCAAAGAAACTCATTGCTGTGCGTTT GTCCCAATAAAACGTTCTGTCTGAAGTGCAGCCTCGAAGAGCTATTTCGATCACTTACTTCGGGAATGACATATTATAGGCCAGAGACACTAGCTCAGAATTTAAGCC ACATTTCACCTACCTTCAAAGTGGGTCAACAGGAGGATGCTCATGAATACCTTTTGAAGTTATGGAATAAACTAATGGAGTGTGACAAGTATCTTGACGATAAGGATAATGAACATAAAATCTTTGTCGCACGACTGTTTCGTGGCCGTCTTGTCAACAAG GTCATGTGTTCATGTGGTAAGATTTCTAGTAAGACAGAGGATGCATGGGATCTGCAATTACCTATTGAGAATTCGGACACTCTCATCGGTGCTCTGCAAACTTATATACTAACAGTAGTGCCTGACTTTCGCTGTGAAAATTGTGGGAATGAAGGTATAGTACAGAAAATTGATCTGGATCAGCTTCCACCTGTTGTCACGTTTCACCTGAAGAGGTTTGACAGATTGAACAACAAAATCAAAAAGCATGTGTCGTTTCCACCTAAGTTGGACTTGAAACCTTTCACTCGTACTAAAGTGACTTTTTCCTTCCCTAGTATACTGAAA TTTCCTTATGACTACGAGCTCTATGCTATTTTAGTGCATGAAGGGGAGACACCGACCGCAGGTCATTACTACAGCTTTATTCGCTTAAACTCCAATGAGTGGTACAGATATGAGGATTCACAA GTTACAGCTGTAGATGAAGAAGAAGTTTTCAAGCAGATGGCTTATATTCTTTTCTATGCTCCGGGCGGCGAGACTAACTTTACAGATGCCGTTCTAGCTCTGCAATCATCGGAAGGATTTACTCCTTTTGAGCATGCACAGGGTGATGAAGTAGGCAGATCAAAGAAAGCTGGTAAAGGTGCAACAAAAAAAGCTGCTGATAGAGATGAAAGTTTGATTGCTAAGAAAAAAGCTGCTGATAGAGATGAAAGTTTGATTGCTAAGAAAAAAGCTGCTGATGAAGGTGTAAGTGTGGTTGCTGTGAAAAAAGGTgctgataaaaataaaagttcgaCTTCTGAGGGAAAATGGGAGGTTCAGAAACGAAGGCAACGAAGGATAAAACTATGA